One Bacteroidota bacterium genomic window carries:
- the murQ gene encoding N-acetylmuramic acid 6-phosphate etherase — protein MELRNTEKPSHYSSLDTMTTAELLQGINNEDKSVPLAIEKVLPQIEALVEEIVANMQLGGRLFYMGAGTSGRLGIVDASECPPTFGVEHGLVVGIIAGGDGAIRKAVEFAEDDREQGWKDLEAYAINKSDVVIGITASGTTPYVLGAIEKCNANGITTGGISCNPNSPLGKLAKFAVEVDTGPEFVTGSTRMKAGTAQKLVLNMISTATMIRMGRVKGNRMVDMQLSNQKLIERGSRMIMESTGLDYEAAKTLLLEKGSVRKAIEG, from the coding sequence ATGGAACTGAGAAATACTGAAAAACCTTCGCATTACAGTAGCCTTGATACAATGACCACAGCTGAACTGCTGCAAGGTATTAACAACGAGGACAAAAGCGTGCCTCTTGCCATTGAAAAGGTATTGCCCCAAATTGAAGCTTTGGTGGAAGAAATTGTGGCCAATATGCAATTAGGCGGCAGATTGTTCTACATGGGTGCCGGAACCAGCGGTCGTTTGGGTATTGTTGATGCCAGCGAGTGCCCCCCAACTTTTGGTGTGGAGCATGGTTTGGTGGTAGGCATTATTGCTGGCGGCGACGGTGCCATACGCAAGGCCGTTGAATTTGCTGAAGACGACCGCGAGCAAGGTTGGAAAGACCTTGAGGCGTATGCAATAAACAAGAGTGATGTGGTAATTGGCATTACAGCCAGCGGCACAACTCCCTATGTGTTGGGTGCAATAGAAAAATGCAATGCGAACGGCATCACCACCGGCGGAATTAGCTGCAACCCCAATAGCCCGTTGGGCAAACTTGCCAAATTTGCCGTTGAGGTGGACACAGGCCCTGAGTTTGTTACCGGAAGCACCCGTATGAAAGCAGGAACGGCACAAAAGCTGGTGCTGAATATGATTAGTACCGCCACGATGATACGCATGGGGCGGGTAAAGGGCAACCGCATGGTGGATATGCAACTTAGCAATCAGAAATTAATTGAGCGGGGCAGCCGAATGATAATGGAAAGCACCGGACTTGATTACGAGGCTGCTAAGACACTATTGCTTGAGAAAGGCAGCGTGAGGAAGGCAATAGAGGGATAA
- a CDS encoding S41 family peptidase, with the protein MEERKINKWQPLIYAGLLAAGVAGGFMLQGNKGGFTLTGNSKIDHVMSLINKEYVDTVDDERLAEIAIEQMLHDLDPHSNYIPAAELTAVNEQLQGNFEGIGVEFNLLNDTIFIATVLPEGPSEKAGIMPGDRIIKVNGETVAGVNISNNDVIKKLKGTKGTKVEVELKRTGMKGLLKYTIVRDRIPLKSVDIAYMINPTTGYLKVNSFAKDTYDELKAGLDKLKKEGMESLVLDLRGNPGGYLHAATMITSEFLGEGKLMVYTEGRNQKKKEYVTDRAGEFTEGKLVILVDEGSASASEIVSGAVQDWDRGIIVGRRSYGKGLVQESFNLSDGSAVRLTIARYYTPTGRSIQKPYDEGYDTYEAEVGERLKGGELDHPDSVKKNEKMVFKTPAGRKVYGGGGIYPDVFVPVDSAIHTELMTHIYRNGLATRLAYQYADNNRDALKKTYKDAQDFGKRFDFSSQLEGKLRQMLADAHITYSAAEFDASRKLIANQAKALIARQIYGKEAYYQVLNQGDVVFNTALKALAEYDAVLKGTAKTAMNRK; encoded by the coding sequence GTGGAAGAACGAAAAATAAATAAATGGCAGCCCCTTATTTATGCGGGGTTATTGGCTGCGGGCGTTGCCGGTGGTTTTATGTTGCAAGGGAATAAGGGAGGCTTTACGCTCACCGGCAATAGTAAAATCGACCATGTGATGTCGTTGATAAACAAAGAGTATGTAGATACGGTGGATGATGAACGCTTGGCAGAGATTGCGATTGAGCAAATGCTGCACGACCTCGACCCGCACTCTAACTACATACCCGCTGCTGAGTTGACTGCCGTTAATGAGCAGTTGCAAGGTAATTTTGAGGGGATAGGCGTGGAGTTTAACTTGTTGAACGATACCATTTTTATTGCTACGGTATTACCCGAAGGACCATCGGAAAAGGCAGGCATTATGCCCGGCGACCGAATTATAAAGGTGAATGGTGAAACGGTGGCAGGGGTAAACATCAGTAACAACGATGTTATTAAAAAATTAAAAGGAACTAAGGGTACAAAGGTAGAAGTGGAGCTGAAACGCACAGGCATGAAAGGCTTGTTGAAATACACCATTGTGCGGGACCGCATACCCTTGAAGAGCGTGGATATTGCCTACATGATAAACCCAACAACGGGGTATTTGAAGGTGAACAGCTTTGCTAAAGATACCTACGACGAGTTGAAAGCAGGGCTTGATAAGCTGAAAAAGGAAGGGATGGAAAGCCTTGTACTGGATTTGAGGGGTAACCCCGGTGGTTATCTGCACGCAGCTACGATGATAACGTCAGAGTTTTTGGGTGAGGGTAAATTGATGGTGTACACTGAGGGACGTAATCAAAAGAAAAAGGAATATGTTACTGACCGTGCCGGAGAATTTACCGAGGGCAAACTGGTGATTTTGGTAGATGAAGGTTCTGCCTCAGCCAGTGAGATTGTTTCGGGTGCGGTGCAAGATTGGGATAGGGGAATTATTGTTGGTCGCCGTTCGTATGGCAAAGGATTGGTGCAAGAGTCGTTTAACCTTAGCGACGGTTCGGCAGTGAGGCTTACCATTGCAAGGTATTATACCCCAACAGGCCGAAGCATACAGAAACCTTACGACGAAGGCTACGATACTTACGAGGCTGAAGTAGGCGAACGATTGAAAGGCGGCGAGCTTGACCATCCCGATAGTGTGAAGAAAAACGAAAAGATGGTATTTAAAACTCCTGCCGGACGTAAAGTATATGGTGGCGGAGGAATATACCCCGATGTATTTGTGCCCGTGGACAGTGCCATCCACACAGAACTAATGACCCATATATACCGCAACGGACTTGCCACACGCTTGGCCTACCAATATGCGGATAATAACCGTGATGCATTGAAAAAGACGTATAAAGATGCCCAAGACTTTGGTAAACGCTTTGATTTTAGCAGCCAATTAGAAGGCAAACTGCGCCAAATGCTGGCCGATGCTCACATTACATACAGTGCTGCGGAATTTGATGCTTCGCGCAAGTTGATAGCCAATCAAGCGAAAGCGTTGATAGCAAGACAGATATATGGAAAAGAGGCGTATTACCAAGTATTAAACCAAGGCGATGTGGTGTTTAACACTGCTTTAAAAGCACTGGCTGAATACGATGCAGTACTTAAAGGAACCGCCAAAACAGCAATGAACCGAAAATAA
- a CDS encoding YebC/PmpR family DNA-binding transcriptional regulator yields MGRAFEFRKGRKMKRWDQMSKAFTKYGKEISMAVKAGGPDPTLNARLRVVIQNAKGVNMPKDRIESAIKRASDKSEKDFEEIVYEGYGPKGVGIVIEAATDNPNRTVANIRSYFSRGGGELGKTGSLEFMFERLGLFTVAAEGLDTDELELDLIDFGLQDIEKDEAEIIITTSFADFGKMQKALEERNINIINAELQRIPTSYADVTAEDRAAIDKMLEKIEEDEDIQNVFHNMKPEEE; encoded by the coding sequence ATGGGTAGAGCATTTGAATTTCGCAAAGGAAGAAAGATGAAACGCTGGGACCAGATGTCGAAAGCGTTCACAAAATACGGTAAAGAGATATCAATGGCGGTGAAAGCCGGCGGGCCCGACCCGACACTGAATGCACGCCTGCGTGTGGTGATACAAAACGCTAAGGGCGTGAATATGCCCAAAGACCGTATAGAGTCAGCTATTAAACGTGCCAGCGACAAGAGTGAAAAGGATTTTGAAGAGATTGTATACGAAGGTTACGGCCCAAAGGGTGTAGGTATTGTGATAGAAGCCGCCACTGATAACCCTAACCGTACGGTAGCAAACATCCGTTCATACTTTAGCAGGGGTGGGGGTGAATTGGGTAAAACAGGCTCGCTGGAGTTTATGTTTGAGCGTTTGGGCTTATTTACCGTTGCTGCCGAAGGGTTGGATACCGATGAACTTGAATTGGATTTGATTGATTTTGGCTTGCAGGATATTGAAAAAGACGAAGCCGAGATTATCATTACCACTTCGTTTGCTGATTTTGGTAAAATGCAAAAGGCGTTAGAAGAGCGCAACATAAACATCATAAACGCTGAGTTACAACGCATACCTACATCGTATGCGGATGTAACCGCCGAAGACCGCGCTGCCATTGATAAGATGTTGGAAAAGATTGAAGAGGACGAGGATATACAAAACGTGTTTCATAACATGAAGCCCGAAGAAGAATAG
- the crcB gene encoding fluoride efflux transporter CrcB — translation MPTFLQVFIGGALGAVSRYGVGQLFPAHGGMSFPWPTFFVNLAGCLLIGLAMGSSPANAVIRQYWPLLVIGFLGGFTTFSSFGLDTIQLLQNKQWGLTVYYILGTNIAGLLLVYVGYQLTQL, via the coding sequence ATGCCTACGTTTTTGCAAGTATTTATTGGAGGTGCATTGGGTGCAGTATCACGTTACGGAGTTGGGCAGTTGTTTCCCGCCCACGGAGGTATGTCGTTCCCTTGGCCTACTTTTTTTGTAAATCTTGCAGGTTGTTTACTAATTGGATTAGCCATGGGCAGCTCGCCTGCAAATGCTGTAATACGTCAATACTGGCCGTTACTGGTGATAGGTTTTTTAGGCGGGTTCACTACGTTTTCAAGCTTCGGGCTTGATACAATCCAGTTATTGCAAAATAAGCAATGGGGGCTAACCGTTTATTACATATTAGGAACAAATATTGCGGGTTTACTTTTGGTGTACGTGGGGTATCAATTAACACAATTATGA
- a CDS encoding ribosome biogenesis GTPase Der, with the protein MGRIVAIVGRPNVGKSTLFNRLVGERKAIVDDMSGVTRDRHYGKAEWIGYEFTVIDTGGYVQHSDDVFESAIRDQVKIAIEEADVMLFMVDVTTGITDLDSDFAALLRKSKKPALVVANKVDNNERIVDTAEFYSFGLGEVFPLCSISGAGTGELLDEVVERLRALPPTAAEETLTDVPKVAIVGKPNVGKSSLVNALLGEDRNIVTPIAGTTRDTIHTHYKAYGHEYLLIDTAGIRKKGKVTEDIEFYSVIRAIKAIEECDVCVLLIDATQGIESQDLNLFHQAEKNGKGIVVLVNKWDLMEKETNSAKTYEETIKRKTAPFTDYPVLFVSALEKQRIYKAMETIGAVYTNLSKKINTHQLNEVMLPIILATPPPAYKGKYIKIKYITQLRTKVPSFAFFCNLPQYFKDPYKRFLENKLRENFDFSGTPLRIFFRKK; encoded by the coding sequence ATGGGACGAATTGTAGCCATAGTAGGCAGGCCAAACGTAGGAAAATCAACTTTGTTTAACCGATTGGTTGGAGAACGAAAGGCAATAGTGGACGATATGAGCGGGGTGACCCGTGACCGCCACTACGGTAAAGCCGAATGGATTGGATATGAGTTTACGGTGATTGATACCGGCGGATATGTGCAACACAGCGACGATGTTTTTGAATCGGCCATACGCGACCAAGTAAAGATTGCGATTGAAGAAGCCGACGTAATGCTGTTTATGGTAGATGTTACCACAGGTATTACCGACCTTGACAGTGATTTTGCTGCCTTGCTGCGTAAATCTAAAAAACCTGCGTTGGTAGTTGCCAATAAAGTAGATAACAACGAACGTATAGTTGATACTGCTGAATTTTACTCGTTTGGTTTGGGCGAAGTATTTCCCCTATGCTCTATTTCCGGTGCCGGCACCGGAGAGTTGTTGGATGAAGTGGTGGAACGCTTAAGAGCTTTACCCCCAACAGCTGCCGAAGAAACACTTACTGATGTTCCAAAAGTGGCAATTGTGGGTAAACCCAATGTTGGAAAATCGTCGCTGGTAAATGCTTTGTTAGGTGAAGACCGTAACATTGTTACACCCATTGCCGGTACCACCCGCGATACCATACACACACATTACAAAGCCTACGGACACGAGTACTTGCTGATAGATACGGCAGGTATCCGCAAAAAAGGAAAAGTAACTGAGGATATTGAGTTTTACTCAGTAATCCGAGCGATAAAGGCAATTGAAGAATGCGATGTGTGCGTGCTGCTGATTGACGCCACACAAGGTATTGAGAGCCAAGACTTGAACTTGTTTCACCAAGCCGAGAAAAACGGAAAAGGAATTGTGGTGCTGGTGAATAAATGGGATTTGATGGAGAAGGAAACCAACAGTGCCAAAACTTACGAGGAAACCATCAAAAGGAAAACCGCTCCTTTTACTGATTACCCCGTGTTGTTTGTATCTGCCCTTGAAAAACAAAGGATATACAAGGCAATGGAAACCATCGGAGCCGTTTATACTAACTTATCGAAAAAGATAAACACCCACCAATTGAACGAGGTAATGCTGCCGATAATATTGGCTACTCCCCCTCCGGCATACAAAGGAAAATACATCAAAATTAAATATATCACCCAATTACGTACCAAGGTTCCCAGCTTTGCATTTTTTTGCAACCTGCCCCAATATTTTAAGGATCCCTACAAACGCTTCTTAGAGAACAAACTCCGTGAAAATTTTGACTTTAGCGGAACACCTTTGAGAATATTTTTTAGAAAAAAATAA
- a CDS encoding thioredoxin family protein yields MKKVILSAIALFAVAAMTIAFTYKTNATKGYAIGDTVADFSLKNIDGKMVSLADFKDAKGFIVVFTCNHCPYAKAYEDRLVALDKKYKSLGYPVIAINPNDPAVNAEDSYEKMQERAKEKGFTFPYLFDEGQKIYPIFGATRTPHVFILQKNGASSVVKYIGAIDDNHEDESAVKTKYVEGAVDALIAGKTPNPETTKAIGCTIKAKK; encoded by the coding sequence ATGAAAAAAGTTATCCTATCGGCCATAGCGTTGTTTGCAGTAGCAGCAATGACAATAGCCTTTACTTACAAAACAAATGCAACAAAAGGATATGCCATTGGCGATACAGTTGCTGATTTTTCGTTAAAAAACATCGACGGTAAAATGGTTTCATTGGCTGATTTTAAAGATGCCAAAGGATTTATCGTAGTGTTTACCTGCAACCACTGCCCGTACGCTAAAGCTTACGAAGACCGTTTGGTAGCTCTTGATAAAAAATATAAATCGCTGGGTTATCCTGTAATTGCTATTAACCCTAACGACCCTGCCGTAAACGCTGAAGACAGCTACGAAAAAATGCAGGAACGCGCGAAAGAAAAAGGGTTTACGTTCCCCTATTTGTTTGACGAAGGACAGAAGATATACCCAATATTCGGGGCTACACGCACCCCACACGTATTCATATTGCAAAAAAACGGGGCTAGCAGCGTAGTGAAATACATTGGTGCTATTGATGACAACCACGAAGACGAATCAGCCGTAAAAACCAAATATGTTGAAGGTGCGGTTGATGCCCTTATTGCAGGTAAAACCCCAAACCCTGAAACCACAAAAGCTATAGGCTGTACAATTAAGGCCAAAAAATAA
- a CDS encoding asparagine synthetase B encodes MKHILAAVIFFVTVLTAQATHILVPMDNTQKDHLKAYGICYWVLTFDIEADWLLNYRDGSFVFPYQEKFEKECRVRGVTYEIITDAKYNGILAEIANPEVNMEAVKLLKSPKIAVYSPKSKQPWDDAVTMVLTYAEIPYDIIFDDEVLEGKLPTYDWLHLHHEDFTGQYGKFYSSFRYAPWYLEQVKEAEAMAAKHGYASVSQLKLAVAKKIRDFTFGGGFLFAMCSATDTYDIALAADGVDICESMFDGDPADRNANQKLNYDNCFAFTDFKLEMSPYVYEFSTIDVNPPQRGVTEEEDLFLLFEFSAKTDLVPTMLCQNHTKIIDAFMGQTTAYNKRYIKSNVVIMGENKGLNEARYIHGTAGNGTWTFYGGHDPEDYQHIVGEPPTDLALHPNSPGFRLILNNVLFPSAKKKKQKT; translated from the coding sequence ATGAAACACATTTTAGCGGCAGTTATATTTTTTGTTACGGTTTTAACAGCACAGGCCACGCATATTTTAGTGCCGATGGATAATACCCAGAAAGACCACTTGAAGGCCTACGGTATTTGCTATTGGGTGCTTACGTTTGATATTGAGGCGGATTGGCTGCTTAATTACCGCGATGGCAGTTTTGTGTTTCCGTACCAAGAGAAATTTGAAAAAGAATGCCGTGTGCGCGGGGTAACGTATGAGATTATCACCGATGCCAAGTACAATGGAATACTGGCCGAAATTGCCAACCCCGAAGTGAATATGGAGGCAGTAAAGCTTCTTAAATCACCTAAGATTGCGGTGTACTCGCCTAAAAGCAAGCAGCCATGGGACGACGCGGTAACAATGGTTTTAACCTATGCCGAGATTCCTTACGATATAATATTTGATGATGAAGTGTTGGAAGGCAAGCTGCCCACTTACGATTGGCTACACTTGCACCACGAGGATTTTACAGGCCAGTATGGTAAGTTTTACAGCAGTTTCCGTTATGCACCTTGGTATTTAGAGCAAGTGAAAGAGGCAGAGGCAATGGCTGCCAAACACGGCTATGCCAGCGTGAGCCAACTGAAGTTGGCCGTTGCCAAAAAAATTAGGGATTTTACATTTGGCGGAGGCTTTTTGTTTGCCATGTGCAGTGCTACTGATACGTACGATATAGCCTTAGCTGCCGATGGAGTTGATATATGCGAAAGTATGTTTGACGGCGACCCTGCCGACCGGAATGCAAACCAAAAGTTGAATTATGATAACTGCTTTGCTTTCACGGATTTTAAATTGGAAATGAGCCCATACGTGTATGAATTCTCAACGATTGATGTGAACCCACCCCAAAGAGGCGTTACCGAAGAAGAAGATTTGTTTTTACTGTTTGAGTTTTCGGCCAAAACCGATTTAGTACCCACCATGTTGTGCCAAAACCATACTAAAATTATTGATGCGTTTATGGGGCAAACAACTGCCTACAACAAGCGTTACATAAAAAGCAATGTGGTGATTATGGGCGAAAATAAGGGGCTGAATGAGGCCCGTTATATACACGGTACGGCAGGTAATGGTACTTGGACATTTTACGGTGGCCACGACCCCGAAGATTATCAACATATTGTGGGTGAGCCGCCTACAGATTTGGCTTTGCATCCTAACTCGCCCGGTTTTAGGTTGATATTGAACAATGTGTTATTCCCTTCAGCCAAAAAGAAAAAGCAAAAAACCTGA